The genome window AACGAAGTAAACCGCTACGAGTGAATCATGTCCGCAAACACCGCGCTACCGCCAGCCCTAGCTAAAATCGTCCAGCGCTTCCAGCGACATTCCGATCCGAAACAGCGCTACGAACAACTGCTGTGGTATGCCAAGCGACTTCCAGCATTTCCCGAAAGCGATAAACTGCCGGAAAACAAAGTTTCTGGCTGCGTGTCGCAAGTTTATGTTACTGCAAATTTGGCAGAGGGAAAAGTTCTGTATCAAGGCGATTCAGACGCTCAGTTAGTCAAAGGATTAGTTGGGTTGCTGGTGGAAGGTTTGAGCGGATTAACGCCTGCTGAAATTGTCACCATTACCCCAGATTTTATTCAAGACACGGGCTTGAACGTGAGTCTGACACCTTCCCGCGCTAACGGATTTTACAACATCTTTCAAATGATGAAAAATAAGGCACTTGCTTGTGAATTGAGCAAGCAAGCAGAAGCAAATTAAAAGAATAAACAGCCATGACTCAAACTACAAATTTAACAAAATCAGTTTCTGGCAACTATCCCGCCGCAGTTCAACAATATCTCTGGAATTGGAAAGAAACGCAAATCAAAGTTATTTACGAAACCAGAGGACAGGGAAATCCTGTATTGCTGTTGCCTGCTTTCAGTACGGTTTCGACGCGAGAAGAAATGCGTCCTTTAGCAGAATTGTTAGCTCCTCAATTTCAAGTTGTGAGCTTAGATTGGCCGGGTTTCGGCGAATCGGATCGCCCGCGAACCGACTATCAACCGCAATTATACCATCAATTTCTCAAGGATTTTGTTGAGGCAACTTTTAACAGTCCGGTTGCTGTAGTTGCTGCCGGTCACGCTGCGGGTTATGTGATGCAATTAGCGCAATCACAGCCCAATGTTTGGTCAAAGATTGTGTTAGCTGCACCGACTTGGCGCGGGCCTTTGCCGACGATGAGCAAACAGCAAAGCGGCTGGCACGGAATCGTGAGAGAATTAGTACGATCGCCCTTACTGGGACAATTCCTTTACAAACTCAACACTGCGCCGTCATTCCTCAGTCTCATGTACCGCCGCCACGTCTACGCCGATGCAGCTAAAGTCACGCCCGATTTCATCCAAAGCAAATGGCAAGTGACGCAAAAACCCGGTGCTCGATACGGTTCCGCTGCCTTTGTGACTGGTGGTTTAGATCCGGCAAAAGTGCGATCGGAATTTACAGATAAATTTCAACAGTTAGCAGTGCCGGTGATGGTTGTAATTGCTGAAAATGCGCCGCCAAAATCAAAGGCTGAAATGGAAGCATTAACGGAATTACCGGGTGTTGAATCGCGAGTTATTCCTGGTTCCTTGGGAATGCACGAAGAAAATGCAGAAGCTTTAGCAAATGCGATTCAATCTTTTATTTGAGAGGATTAAGAGGGGATGAACCGCAGAGGGCGCAGAGAACGCAGAGGGGAGAAGGGAAGAGGGGAGGAATGCAAGCTGTTTTTTTAACGTTAGTTTGGATTTTTTGCTATTGGTTTTGTCTGCCAGTATATGCTGTCGGAGATTCGCCGATAATCAATTTGCCACAGAGTACGATTGAAGGTGCGATCGACTTTCACATTCATTCTTCTCCTGATGTCATTCCCCGCAGGTTGGACGATTTTGAAGTAGCGAAATTAGCTGCTAGGGCGCAGATGAAAGCTGTTGTATTGAAAAATCATTATGCCAGCACAGCAGCGCGGGCAGTTCTGGTTAATAAAATAGTACCAGAAATCCAAGTTTTCGGAGGAGTTGTTCTCAATAATTCGGTAGGCGGAATTAATCCCGACGCCGTTGACGCAATGCACCGAATCGGTGGCAAATACGGTAAAGTAGTGTGGCTGCCAACGGTTGATGCTGAGCACCACTTGCAGGTTTTTCACAAGTCGGGAATGGGGATTAAAGTTGCGGAAAATGGCAAGGTTTTACCGGAAACAGCAGCGGTGTTGAAGGTTGTAGCCAAAGAGAATTTGGTATTGGAAACTGGTCATATTTCCTCAGAAGAAGTCATGGCAGTTGTCGGTGAAGCTAAACTGCTCAACATTAAGAACATCCTGATTACCCACGCAATGGCGGATGTACCCGGTTTATCCCTAGAAAATATGCAAACAGCCGCCGCAGCCGGAGCTTTCTTAGAACTCGCATTTGTCAACGATTTGATGGGAGAAAATGCCGCTGATGACGGACACAAAAACTGGCATCAAGTTTCAATTAAGAAGATGGCAGCAGCGATTAAACTAATAGGAGCAGAGCATTTTGTTATGAGCACGGATTTAGGAAGGAAACCCGATCCTTTACCTGCGGAAGGTTACAAATTCTTTGTGGAAAAATTGATAGATGAAGGCATTTCTCCGCAGGAAATTGATTTAATGATGAAACACAATCCAGCTCGATTGTTAGGCATTGAGAATTGGTAATTGGGTATTGGTAATTGGGGATTTGGAATCGCTAATTGATAATTATCTTCCCTCTTCCCTCTTCCTTCTTCTATTCTTGATTGCCTTTGCCGCGCAGGTATCCGTTATCTGCAATGCGCCAAGCACCCCCAGCATTGCCCGTTAAATCGGTATCTTCGACGGTAGCAATGCCATCTTTGTAAACGGCGATCGCCTCACCTTCATTACCATTAATCCGACACCGGCGCACGATCAATTTTCCTCCCAATCCGACACCTATTCCCAAACTGCCGTTGTTAAAAATACTGCAATCTTCCACTGTTGCTTTCCCATTATCCGATATAAAAATTCCGTTCCATACCCCATCATGAATTTGACTGCGGCGGAGGGTAGAATTTGCATCGGGGCCGCAAATTCCCACCACAGAATAGTCCGCAGAAGTGATATCGCAGTCTTCTAGGATTAACTCGCCTTTGCGAATATCTACAGCGTAATATTTCCCTGTGGCGCTCAGGGTTAAACCCCGCACTAAAGCACTGTCAGTTGCCATTTTAATGCAGTTTGAGTTGATACTTTCAACCACAATGCGATCGACCTCTCCGCTGCCGATAATTTCTACCGATTTGTCGAGAATTAGACTTTCGCGGTAAACGCCTGGATGCACGTCAATGCGCGTGCCTGGTGCTGCATTTTTCAGCGCTTCGCTAATAGTAGTATAATCGCCTTGACCCTGCTGAGAAACAACAAATCCTTGACTCTTCAAAACTTTGGTATCTGAAGTAGATGCTTCAATTTGCCTTGACTCCGAGTCAAAATGCTCGGATTGTCGATCGCCCGCTTCGGAAAGTTGCGATGTTAGCTGCAAGCGTTCTTGATAAACTGTCTCTAACTGGTGTTCTAACTCGGATACTTGAAATTGAAGTTGAGCTTGATTCTGGTTGGCTGTATCGATTTGACCTTGGAATTCCGACAGTTGAGAATAAAGGTGCGATCGTTCTCTGTTAGCAGTTTCTAGCTGAGATGCCAATTCAGAGCGACTTTGACGCACACTTTCTAACTGACTTTCTAAGTCGGATACTTGAGATTGAAGTTGAGCTTGATTTTGATTAGCTGTCTCGATTTGACTTTGCAATTGGGAGATTTGAGAACTGAGTTGAGATGCCAATTCCGAGCGACTTTGACTCACACTTTCTAACTGTTGTTCTAAGTCGGCTACTTGATATTGAAGTTGAGCTTGATTCTGGTTGGCTGTCTCGATTTGACTTTGGAATTCCGACAGTTGAGAATAAAGTTGCGAGCGTTCTGTGTTAGCAGTTTCTAGCTGAACTTCTAATTCAGAGCGATTTTGATGCAGGCTATTTAGCTGATTTTCTAAATCCGATACTTGAGATTGAAGTTGAGCTTGATTCTGATTAGCCGTCTCGATTTGACTTTGGGATTCCGAGAGTTGAGAAGTGAGCTGAGATTCCAATTCAGAGCGACTTTGACGCACACTCTCTAGCTGAGCTTCTAACTCGGAGATTTGAGATTGAAGTTGATTTTGATTCTGATTGGCTGTCTCGGTTTGGCTTTGCAATTGGGAGATTTCAGAAGTGAGTTGAAATTCCAATTCAGAGCGACTTTGACGCACACTTTCTAACTGGTGTTCTAACTCGGAGATTTGAGATTGAAGTTGATTTTGATTCTGGTGGGCTGTCTCGGTTTGACTTTGAATTTCCGAGAGTTGAGAATAAAGTTGCGAGCGTTCTGTGTTAGCAGTTTCTAGCTGAACTTCTAATTCAGAGCGAGTTTGACGCAGGCTGTCTAGCTGATTTTCTAACTCCGATACTTGAGATTGAAGTTGAGTTTGGCTCTGGTTGGCTGTCTCGATTTGACTTTGGGATTCCGACAGTTGAGAATCAAGGTGCGAGCGTTCTGTGTTAGCAGTTTCTAATTGAGCTTGCAGTTCAGATAACTGAGACTGGAGTTGCGAGTTCTCTCCCTCCTTGCGATGTATCTGAGACTCCAATTCTGACAACTCAGACAGCAGTCTTTCTCGCTCTAGCACAACTATTTCGGATTGAATTTGTACTTCATGCAGTTGAGAGTTTAACTGCATTTTCTCCAGATTAGCCGCTTCTAGCTGTCTTTGCAGTTCTAATAATTCCAATGGAGGTTGCTTTGCTTGTTGGCGAGCGGTTTGCAATTGAGAGTTGAGTATTTCGCGTTCTTGCTCTGCACTCTCCAATTGAGCTTGTAGCTCTGAAAATTCCGAAGTAAATTGCGATCGCTCTGCTTCGACTAATTGCAGTTGAGCTTGCAAACCCGACATTTGAGACTGAAGTTGCTGCCGCTCTTCAATGGAGCGATCGAACTTAATTTGAATTTCCGACAACTGGTACTGTACCTGCAATCTGCTTTGAGTAGCCGTTTCCAACTGACTCTCAAATTCCGACAGCAGAGCGTGAAATTGAGAACGTTCTGCATCAACCGCCTCTAATTCTGCTTGCATTTCCAGGAATTGAGCGTTAAGCTGCGATCGCTCCTGCTCCGCAACTTCTAACTGATATTTAAGTTCTGCCACTTCTGCTAACTGCGACTCTGCTTGCTGAGCATTTTCTAGCTGAAACTCCAAATCAGCAATCAGAGAATCAATCTGCGATCTATCCTGGGCAATTCCTGCCAAAAATGCTTCCATTTCCGACACTTGATTTTTTAAAAAATCTTGCTCGCGAGTCACAGTTTCCAACCGACTTTGCAACTGAGACAATTCCGAATTGAGCTGATTTTCCTTCTGCACTTTTTGCCGCAATTCCGAAGTTCGGGCATCCAACTGAGCAGCCAAATTCGATATAGCCTCCTGCGAACCCTGCATCCGCACCAAATTGCGGGAATTTCGCT of Oscillatoria nigro-viridis PCC 7112 contains these proteins:
- a CDS encoding SufE family protein, which codes for MSANTALPPALAKIVQRFQRHSDPKQRYEQLLWYAKRLPAFPESDKLPENKVSGCVSQVYVTANLAEGKVLYQGDSDAQLVKGLVGLLVEGLSGLTPAEIVTITPDFIQDTGLNVSLTPSRANGFYNIFQMMKNKALACELSKQAEAN
- a CDS encoding right-handed parallel beta-helix repeat-containing protein, whose amino-acid sequence is MEALLLLIGFGGGALVCWLILNKRNSRNLVRMQGSQEAISNLAAQLDARTSELRQKVQKENQLNSELSQLQSRLETVTREQDFLKNQVSEMEAFLAGIAQDRSQIDSLIADLEFQLENAQQAESQLAEVAELKYQLEVAEQERSQLNAQFLEMQAELEAVDAERSQFHALLSEFESQLETATQSRLQVQYQLSEIQIKFDRSIEERQQLQSQMSGLQAQLQLVEAERSQFTSEFSELQAQLESAEQEREILNSQLQTARQQAKQPPLELLELQRQLEAANLEKMQLNSQLHEVQIQSEIVVLERERLLSELSELESQIHRKEGENSQLQSQLSELQAQLETANTERSHLDSQLSESQSQIETANQSQTQLQSQVSELENQLDSLRQTRSELEVQLETANTERSQLYSQLSEIQSQTETAHQNQNQLQSQISELEHQLESVRQSRSELEFQLTSEISQLQSQTETANQNQNQLQSQISELEAQLESVRQSRSELESQLTSQLSESQSQIETANQNQAQLQSQVSDLENQLNSLHQNRSELEVQLETANTERSQLYSQLSEFQSQIETANQNQAQLQYQVADLEQQLESVSQSRSELASQLSSQISQLQSQIETANQNQAQLQSQVSDLESQLESVRQSRSELASQLETANRERSHLYSQLSEFQGQIDTANQNQAQLQFQVSELEHQLETVYQERLQLTSQLSEAGDRQSEHFDSESRQIEASTSDTKVLKSQGFVVSQQGQGDYTTISEALKNAAPGTRIDVHPGVYRESLILDKSVEIIGSGEVDRIVVESINSNCIKMATDSALVRGLTLSATGKYYAVDIRKGELILEDCDITSADYSVVGICGPDANSTLRRSQIHDGVWNGIFISDNGKATVEDCSIFNNGSLGIGVGLGGKLIVRRCRINGNEGEAIAVYKDGIATVEDTDLTGNAGGAWRIADNGYLRGKGNQE
- a CDS encoding DUF6282 family protein, whose product is MQAVFLTLVWIFCYWFCLPVYAVGDSPIINLPQSTIEGAIDFHIHSSPDVIPRRLDDFEVAKLAARAQMKAVVLKNHYASTAARAVLVNKIVPEIQVFGGVVLNNSVGGINPDAVDAMHRIGGKYGKVVWLPTVDAEHHLQVFHKSGMGIKVAENGKVLPETAAVLKVVAKENLVLETGHISSEEVMAVVGEAKLLNIKNILITHAMADVPGLSLENMQTAAAAGAFLELAFVNDLMGENAADDGHKNWHQVSIKKMAAAIKLIGAEHFVMSTDLGRKPDPLPAEGYKFFVEKLIDEGISPQEIDLMMKHNPARLLGIENW
- a CDS encoding alpha/beta fold hydrolase, giving the protein MTQTTNLTKSVSGNYPAAVQQYLWNWKETQIKVIYETRGQGNPVLLLPAFSTVSTREEMRPLAELLAPQFQVVSLDWPGFGESDRPRTDYQPQLYHQFLKDFVEATFNSPVAVVAAGHAAGYVMQLAQSQPNVWSKIVLAAPTWRGPLPTMSKQQSGWHGIVRELVRSPLLGQFLYKLNTAPSFLSLMYRRHVYADAAKVTPDFIQSKWQVTQKPGARYGSAAFVTGGLDPAKVRSEFTDKFQQLAVPVMVVIAENAPPKSKAEMEALTELPGVESRVIPGSLGMHEENAEALANAIQSFI